In the Chryseobacterium sp. MYb264 genome, one interval contains:
- a CDS encoding HlyD family secretion protein — MAQKQLTRKEKRINKTITLLAWILIISGITGMVSFYLFSRKNVTTNDAQIEQYITPVSSKVSGFIKIIKFNENQFVHKGDTLIVIDNREFVNQVKMAEANLHANSENISTIESGVSTKASDTKIIDAKIASAKIDIWRTEQDFKRYRNLVDEDAATEQQFENVKASYEQAKANLLALDQQKNAVRASVNEQETKVAPVKSQIQQSSASLNNAKLFLSYTVVTAPYDGWVGKKTIQEGQLIKEGQALVQIVSKEKWIIANYKETQLGQIDQNKEVIITADAYPDVEFKGKILSVSPASGSQFSLVKPDNATGNFVKIEQRFPVKIILDKNQNNEKLLSGMNVLVSAKKI; from the coding sequence ATGGCACAGAAGCAATTAACACGAAAAGAAAAAAGAATTAACAAAACGATTACTTTACTGGCGTGGATCCTTATTATCAGTGGGATTACAGGGATGGTGAGCTTTTATCTTTTTTCGAGAAAAAACGTGACCACCAACGATGCGCAGATCGAACAATATATCACCCCTGTTTCAAGCAAAGTTTCGGGTTTCATTAAAATCATTAAGTTTAACGAAAATCAGTTTGTTCATAAAGGGGATACTTTGATTGTGATTGATAATCGTGAATTCGTTAATCAGGTGAAAATGGCAGAAGCTAATCTTCATGCCAATTCAGAAAATATCAGCACCATTGAAAGCGGTGTGAGCACGAAAGCAAGTGACACGAAAATCATTGACGCTAAAATAGCCTCGGCAAAGATCGATATCTGGAGAACGGAACAGGATTTTAAGAGATACAGAAACCTCGTAGACGAAGATGCGGCAACCGAGCAGCAATTTGAAAATGTAAAAGCTTCTTATGAACAGGCAAAAGCGAACCTTTTAGCACTTGACCAGCAAAAAAATGCCGTGAGAGCCAGTGTTAATGAGCAGGAAACGAAAGTGGCTCCCGTAAAAAGTCAGATTCAGCAAAGCTCTGCCAGTCTGAATAATGCTAAACTTTTCCTTTCTTACACCGTGGTTACTGCACCTTACGATGGATGGGTGGGTAAAAAGACCATTCAGGAAGGGCAATTAATCAAAGAAGGTCAGGCTTTGGTGCAAATTGTAAGCAAAGAAAAATGGATCATCGCGAATTATAAAGAAACGCAGTTGGGACAGATTGACCAAAATAAAGAAGTTATCATTACTGCGGATGCCTATCCTGATGTTGAATTCAAAGGAAAAATACTTTCGGTGTCTCCGGCTTCAGGTTCGCAGTTTTCATTGGTAAAACCGGATAATGCAACAGGAAATTTCGTAAAAATCGAACAACGATTTCCAGTGAAAATTATTCTCGATAAAAATCAGAATAACGAAAAACTACTTTCCGGAATGAATGTTCTGGTGAGTGCGAAGAAGATATAG